A window of Glycine soja cultivar W05 chromosome 2, ASM419377v2, whole genome shotgun sequence genomic DNA:
ATCTGTCAAATATCAATATTCGTAATGAAAACATTGTCTCTTTCTCATATAGCCATTCGAAGACTTGAGGTGCTTGACACGTTGATTATGATTTTGTGGTGTCACAAAACAGATTACGAAAATTgcgattattattattaatttccaGAGGTTTGAGAATTGTGTTACCTCCTCTATTGAACCACCAAGAGAAGCTTATTATCCTTTTACCTCTAATCgtgaatggaaaaaaaaattcgcTCTGTTGTTCAATCCACAACTACTAAGAAAGTTCTAGAGGTGCTATATCAGAGATTTGTTTTCTCTGTACACTTGTTCTCCTTGACCACATTTAGATTACCATCTATTTTAACCAAACTCAAGTTCTCAGCATCCATGCGTTCAAGCACCTTCCGTGCTTCCTCTTCTGTAGCAGGAACAACATGTCGAAGCCTTAAACCATTTTTAATGGCCTCAGGATCAACACCAAATGTGAAGTAGAATCTGTTGGATACCTGTTTTAAGAAAAGCATGGAATGAAGTGAAAGTAACTAGAGATGTGAACATGTGAATCTCAAATGAAAATGAGGCATTCATTTTTGTATTccattagatatattttttttagtaaaaataaaaaacaggtACCAAAAGGTTTACAAAAATTCATGCATCTTGTTTAACCAATCAAGTTAGATTCCTTGATAGATAATAGATATCTAATCTGATGTTAACTTACTAATTATTATCCATCCGAattgtaacaaaataaaattagacaGGAATTTGCCGACAACACTCCTTGGAACTCTTTGCTCTCTctcatttaaaagaaaaaaacacacaagACAACTTTTCTTGATATATCTTTTCATTGCTAAAATTTTATGAGAATGAAATTTATGTGCATCCagaaattttaagtaaatttttatattatattatattaattatattgtagTGCTCACCTCACTGGACCGGTGCTCAGGCTTTGTCACATGTGCAACAACTTCCACATTCACCAGGGGTTCAGCTAAGTTGTCCAGTTCCGTGTACAGAACACAAGACTTGAGACGAAGGAAATTTCCAACTTCCACCTGCATCATCAAGTTGTTTTCAGTTGAATGTCCTGTTTAAATGTCAATGCAATTGTTCTTAATTTTCTGTTGACATATAAACTTTATGAAGGTGTTAAATAATCCAAAGtgataataatatgaaaataaacaaaGTAGATCATTAGAAAAAGAAGATCACATGAATGAGATCATAATCATTAAAGTTCTATTGTTGAAAGATAATAACAAGAAGGTACAACTGATTTTAACATCAATACCATGCAGGACATGcatttcattatatatttagAATAAAGTGTCCTTGGTGGTTACTTACaggtttaaaaaaatcaacatgatCAACTTCTAAGAAATGAGGGGCTGCACCAGCAAAGGCATAAGCAGTTGAAAAGGCAAGTTCAAACGCTCTTCTCATCAAGAATCCCCCAAAGATACGACCATGGGTGTTTCTTTGCTGTGGCTGACAGATAAAAGAGTTTTGTAGGCAAGTATCCTCCATCAGGATGCTATTTCTGTTGGCCAATGCTGGCATGTCACTGAAGATACGCCCTTCGGCCAATAGTGCTTTGAGCCTAGCAGTGTCTTCACTCTCACCATGTTTCTCTTCTtgattctttcttttccttaattTGTTCCTCTCTTCTGCTTCTTCCCAGAGCAATCTTTCTTGCTCGCTTTCAGGTGAGATCTGGTTGATTGCAGCTGCTTTTCCGGTGGTGGAGTCACGAGCCACAAATGTGAAGTTAGCTACAAGTGCAGGTGAGTTTGAGATATTGGGATTCCCtgtcatcaagtttcagtgTCAGCCTGTCAGGTAAGGAATTAATCACTGGTAACAGATGCCGTGCTGAACTGGTAGAGGATTAAACGACAATACATAACAGAAATGTGATTTAAGCAATGTTGTCAATGACAGATGACGAAACACGGCAGAAGGCCAAAATTCTGTCATATAAACACACTATTCCGCCCTAGTGGCCATAGCGCTGTTATTTAACAACACTGGATTTGAGGTTATAAAACTAGAACATCATGGGATTTTAGtcaaaatttctatatgttgtcggactttttcattttatttacagCAGCATGTAAGTTTGTAAGAACAGTAAGTTACAAAACAATGTCCACACAAGGCAGGATACTAGGATGATGGATTTAACAGACACAGATATGTAATAAACCTTTACCACCATACAGGATTTGCACCACCAATgtggaagaaaaaattataaccaaattcatatatttcagattaattatttaattatactaaTGATTAAGTCCATGGTGGATGGTGAAACATGGCAGAAGGCCAAAATTCTGTCATATAAACACACTATTCCGCCATAGTGGCCATAGCGCTGTTATTTAACAACATTGGATTTGAGCTTATAAAACTAGAACATCATGAACGGGATTTTAGtcaaaatttctatatgttgtctgactttttcattttatttacagCAGCCTGTAAGTTGTTAGAACAGTAAGTTACAAAACAATGTCCACACAAGGCTCCTACCAGGATGATGGATTTAACAGACACATATATGTAATAAACCTTTACCACCATA
This region includes:
- the LOC114389355 gene encoding acyl-coenzyme A thioesterase 9, mitochondrial-like — translated: MQATQMHPFRNPKPCLSLFHHLFRFRITPTTNSPYPTIPSNHFSTDSSTAYPTTTTTTTTKTTTSVSIDAGSSNRKPISLWPGMFHSPAIYALWEARSSVFENPVLSNGPSVPKTPSRSRTCIFYNFSEDHMIREQYRNPWNHIRMGKLVEDFDALAGTVAFKHCSNEDGTARPLLLVTASVDKMVLKKAIHIDADLTIVGAVTWVGRSSMEIQLELTQSEQGNPNISNSPALVANFTFVARDSTTGKAAAINQISPESEQERLLWEEAEERNKLRKRKNQEEKHGESEDTARLKALLAEGRIFSDMPALANRNSILMEDTCLQNSFICQPQQRNTHGRIFGGFLMRRAFELAFSTAYAFAGAAPHFLEVDHVDFFKPVEVGNFLRLKSCVLYTELDNLAEPLVNVEVVAHVTKPEHRSSEVSNRFYFTFGVDPEAIKNGLRLRHVVPATEEEARKVLERMDAENLSLVKIDGNLNVVKENKCTEKTNL